One Micromonospora sp. WMMD1120 genomic region harbors:
- the gltX gene encoding glutamate--tRNA ligase, translating to MTVRVRFAPSPTGMFHVGGARSALQNWIFAKQQGGVFVLRVEDTDAARNKPEWTEGILSALDWIGISRGSYEGPYFQSQNAGEHRAAAARLYESGRAYYCDCTREDVQARTGSQYQGYDGYHRDRGLGPGPGHALRFRTPDEGATVVVDLIRGEPTFENRLIEDFVIARGDGSPVFLLANVVDDMTMGITHVIRAEEHLPNTPKQQLLWDALGVKPPVWAHVPVVVNEKRQKLSKRRDKVALEAYREEGYLADAMRNYLMLLGWAPSGDREIVPWSVIEEEFRLDEVNPSPAFFDEKKLRAFNGEYIRALPVAEFVDACQPWLTGTETIAPPPWQPEEFDADAFAAVAPLAQTRIAVLSEIVPNVDFLFLASPLIDEAAWAKTMKDGSGELLDDAVAAFEALESWDAESLKSTLEAVGAERGLKLGKTQAPVRVAVTGRTVGLPLFESLEVLGRERTLTRIRAARLRLP from the coding sequence GTGACGGTACGTGTGCGCTTCGCCCCCTCCCCGACCGGTATGTTCCACGTCGGCGGCGCCCGCTCGGCGCTGCAGAACTGGATCTTCGCCAAGCAGCAGGGCGGCGTGTTCGTGCTGCGCGTCGAGGACACCGACGCGGCGCGCAACAAGCCCGAGTGGACCGAGGGCATCCTCTCCGCGCTGGACTGGATCGGCATCTCCCGGGGCAGCTACGAGGGCCCGTACTTCCAGTCGCAGAACGCCGGCGAGCACCGGGCCGCCGCCGCCCGCCTCTACGAGTCGGGCCGCGCCTACTACTGCGACTGCACCCGCGAGGACGTGCAGGCCCGCACCGGCTCGCAGTACCAGGGCTACGACGGCTACCACCGCGACCGTGGCCTCGGCCCCGGCCCGGGGCACGCGCTGCGCTTCCGTACGCCGGACGAGGGCGCGACGGTGGTGGTCGACCTGATCCGCGGGGAGCCCACCTTCGAGAACCGCCTCATCGAGGACTTCGTGATCGCCCGCGGCGACGGCTCGCCGGTCTTCCTGCTGGCCAACGTCGTCGACGACATGACCATGGGGATCACCCACGTGATCCGGGCCGAGGAGCACCTTCCGAACACCCCCAAGCAGCAGCTGCTCTGGGACGCCCTCGGGGTCAAGCCGCCGGTCTGGGCGCACGTGCCGGTCGTGGTCAACGAGAAGCGGCAGAAGCTCTCCAAGCGGCGGGACAAGGTCGCCCTGGAGGCGTACCGCGAGGAGGGGTACCTCGCCGACGCCATGCGCAACTACCTGATGCTGCTCGGCTGGGCGCCCTCCGGCGACCGGGAGATCGTCCCCTGGTCGGTGATCGAGGAGGAGTTCCGGCTGGACGAGGTCAACCCCTCCCCGGCGTTCTTCGACGAGAAGAAGCTGCGGGCGTTCAACGGCGAGTACATTCGCGCGCTGCCGGTGGCCGAGTTCGTCGACGCCTGCCAGCCGTGGCTGACCGGCACCGAGACCATCGCGCCGCCGCCGTGGCAGCCGGAGGAGTTCGACGCCGACGCGTTCGCCGCCGTGGCGCCGCTGGCCCAGACCCGGATCGCGGTGCTCAGCGAGATCGTGCCGAACGTCGACTTCCTCTTCCTCGCCTCGCCGCTGATCGACGAGGCGGCCTGGGCGAAGACGATGAAGGACGGCTCCGGCGAGCTGCTGGACGACGCCGTCGCGGCGTTCGAGGCGCTGGAGTCCTGGGACGCCGAGTCGCTGAAGTCGACGCTGGAGGCGGTCGGCGCCGAGCGCGGTCTCAAGCTCGGCAAGACCCAGGCGCCGGTCCGGGTCGCGGTCACCGGCCGCACCGTGGGCCTGCCGCTCTTCGAGTCACTGGAGGTGCTCGGCCGCGAGCGCACCCTGACCCGAATCCGCGCCGCCCGCCTCCGCCTTCCCTAA
- a CDS encoding copper resistance protein CopC: MRIVPVVLGVAFGVSLLAPATPAAAHNELTGSNPRDGARVATAPARIELRFLAKPTPATTKITVTGPDNVVAGGPPVFDGSRVRVPFTPAAAGLYIVGYQLASADGHPVKGEVRFTLTTGTAADPSATPSAAGTGPAASPSADASPAGSPSAGPVTATPGSPTPSTVPAASEESDSGGRWWIWALGGLVLLAALGAGLILRRRTR; encoded by the coding sequence GTGCGGATCGTGCCAGTGGTGCTCGGCGTGGCGTTCGGTGTGTCTTTGCTGGCGCCAGCCACGCCGGCTGCCGCTCACAACGAGCTGACCGGCAGCAATCCTCGCGACGGCGCCCGCGTGGCGACCGCACCCGCCCGGATCGAGCTGCGGTTCCTCGCCAAGCCGACGCCGGCTACGACGAAGATCACAGTAACCGGGCCCGACAACGTGGTCGCCGGCGGCCCACCGGTCTTCGACGGCAGCCGGGTGCGGGTGCCGTTCACACCGGCCGCCGCCGGGCTCTACATCGTCGGCTACCAACTCGCGTCCGCCGACGGGCACCCGGTCAAGGGCGAGGTGCGGTTCACGCTGACGACCGGCACCGCCGCCGACCCGTCCGCCACGCCGTCCGCCGCCGGAACCGGCCCGGCCGCCTCCCCCTCGGCTGACGCGTCGCCCGCCGGCTCGCCGTCCGCCGGGCCGGTGACGGCGACACCGGGCAGCCCGACGCCGTCCACGGTGCCGGCAGCGTCAGAAGAATCCGACTCCGGTGGTCGTTGGTGGATCTGGGCGCTCGGCGGCCTGGTGCTGCTCGCCGCCCTCGGCGCCGGCCTGATCCTCCGCCGCCGCACCCGCTAA
- a CDS encoding histidine kinase — translation MRQPRWLGSGALGRDLALAGASLAGGLVLYALGWQPQVRPDADVPSALFLPPLVAVCVAVALRRAAPRASLTVGTAALVVDTALGNSLGTILVYTQVLYDACVYGPPRLWRWLLRVTVAVSLLGVVAGVVATGSWRGAAIGVLVVLVGVLPVLTGISVRQYRDQAAAERARAEQTARLVELDRRQAVSAERARMARELHDVVANHLSAVAIHATAALSVPGLDRGQVTSALRVIRESSVQGLAEMRQMIEVLREPGASGGSADGPASPDVASARLAETDGLVERIRAAGLAVRVRTDGTPGPLPVGVDLAAYRIVQESLTNALKHGTGEAELTIAYRPAEVVLTVENPVRRGGAGLPGAGAGLIGMRERATLLAGRFTAGPSDGRWRVRAALPTGEAR, via the coding sequence ATGCGACAGCCACGGTGGCTCGGTTCCGGCGCCCTCGGCCGCGACCTCGCGCTCGCCGGCGCGTCGCTGGCCGGCGGCCTGGTGCTGTACGCCCTGGGTTGGCAGCCGCAGGTCCGTCCGGACGCGGACGTGCCGTCGGCGCTGTTCCTGCCGCCGCTGGTGGCGGTCTGCGTCGCCGTCGCCCTGCGGCGGGCGGCGCCCCGCGCGAGCCTGACCGTGGGGACCGCCGCGCTGGTGGTGGACACCGCGCTGGGTAACTCGCTGGGCACGATCCTGGTCTACACGCAGGTGCTCTACGACGCCTGCGTGTACGGCCCGCCCCGGCTGTGGCGGTGGTTGCTGCGGGTGACGGTGGCGGTGAGCCTGCTCGGCGTGGTCGCCGGCGTGGTGGCGACCGGTAGCTGGCGCGGGGCGGCGATCGGCGTGCTGGTGGTGCTCGTCGGGGTGTTGCCGGTCCTGACCGGGATCAGCGTGCGGCAGTACCGCGACCAGGCCGCCGCCGAGCGGGCGCGCGCCGAGCAGACCGCCCGGCTGGTCGAGTTGGACCGTCGGCAGGCGGTGAGCGCCGAGCGCGCCCGGATGGCCCGGGAACTGCACGACGTGGTGGCGAACCATCTCAGCGCGGTGGCCATCCACGCCACCGCCGCGCTCTCCGTGCCGGGGCTGGATCGCGGCCAGGTCACCTCGGCGCTGCGGGTGATCCGGGAGAGCAGTGTGCAGGGCCTGGCGGAGATGCGGCAGATGATCGAGGTGCTGCGTGAGCCGGGCGCCAGCGGTGGGTCGGCGGACGGCCCGGCGAGCCCGGACGTGGCCTCGGCCCGCCTGGCGGAGACGGACGGGCTGGTCGAGCGGATTCGGGCGGCCGGCCTCGCGGTGCGGGTCCGCACCGATGGCACGCCGGGCCCGCTGCCGGTGGGGGTCGACCTCGCCGCGTACCGGATCGTGCAGGAGTCCCTGACCAACGCCCTGAAGCACGGCACCGGCGAGGCAGAGCTGACGATCGCGTACCGGCCGGCGGAGGTGGTGTTGACAGTGGAGAACCCGGTGCGCCGGGGCGGGGCGGGGTTGCCGGGCGCCGGGGCGGGGCTGATCGGCATGCGCGAGCGGGCCACGCTGCTGGCCGGCCGGTTCACCGCCGGGCCGTCCGACGGCCGCTGGCGGGTGCGGGCCGCCCTACCGACCGGGGAGGCCAGGTGA
- a CDS encoding response regulator transcription factor, producing the protein MTGAARPPRDADAATVRVVLADDQPAVRAGLALILGGSPGIAVVGEAADGDAAVRLCRETRPDVAVLDVRMPRRDGIAATRAIVGEGLADVLVLTTFDLDEYVFGALRAGAAGFLLKDTDADGLVSAVRTVARGDGFIAPAVTRRLITAFAATAPSASAGVRDALGTLTPRERDVLACLGLGLSNQQIADRLALAESTTKTHVSRILAKLDLRSRVQAAILAQEVGLPAPPQT; encoded by the coding sequence GTGACCGGGGCGGCGCGGCCACCGCGCGACGCCGACGCGGCGACGGTACGGGTGGTGCTCGCCGACGACCAACCGGCGGTACGCGCCGGGCTGGCCCTGATCCTGGGCGGCTCGCCGGGTATCGCCGTGGTCGGTGAGGCGGCCGACGGCGACGCGGCGGTGCGGCTGTGCCGGGAGACGCGTCCGGACGTGGCGGTGCTGGACGTGCGGATGCCCCGCCGGGACGGCATCGCCGCGACCCGGGCCATCGTCGGCGAGGGGCTCGCCGACGTGCTGGTGCTCACGACCTTCGACCTGGACGAGTACGTCTTCGGCGCGTTGCGGGCCGGCGCGGCCGGTTTTCTGCTCAAGGACACCGACGCCGACGGCCTGGTGAGCGCGGTGCGGACCGTCGCGCGGGGTGACGGATTCATCGCGCCAGCGGTGACCCGCCGGCTGATCACCGCCTTCGCGGCCACCGCGCCGAGCGCGTCGGCGGGTGTCCGCGACGCGCTGGGCACGCTGACCCCGCGCGAGCGTGACGTGCTGGCCTGCCTCGGGCTGGGCCTGTCCAACCAGCAGATCGCCGACCGGTTGGCGCTGGCGGAGAGCACCACCAAGACGCACGTGAGCCGGATTCTCGCCAAGCTGGACCTGCGCAGCCGGGTACAGGCCGCGATCCTGGCGCAGGAGGTGGGGCTGCCCGCTCCCCCGCAGACGTGA
- a CDS encoding helix-turn-helix domain-containing protein — protein MSHAPAARAGAGVDGLLTACQARAVSTPGGGDLSATLRRIERSAGALATSSVARMDETLPWFRALPADQRSWVMLVAQAGARSLVQWLRDGGGTADSTQEVSDEVFAAAPQALARSITLQQTVALIKVTIDVVEEQVSHLAAEGEEQRLREAVLRFSREIAFSAARVYARAAESRGAWDARLQALLVDALLRGDSPDVLASRAAALGWADAPPVAVAVGRSPGGEVSAVLHVVYRQARRIGVEVIGGVHGDRLVIVLGGAPDPMTATGKLLGAFGDGPVVVGPAVPSLDEATESARAALAGFRAAPAWPGAPRPVPAADLLPERALAGDAEARRRLRHDVYATLVRAGGELLATLDAFLAAGGTLESAARALFVHPNTVRYRLRRIAEVTGFSPLSPRDAFALQVALTVGRLDPVVPVISPVPSQTMTPANQKSPQTEGDRRRSL, from the coding sequence GTGAGCCACGCCCCGGCCGCAAGGGCCGGTGCCGGCGTGGATGGCCTGCTCACGGCATGTCAGGCTAGGGCGGTGAGCACGCCGGGCGGTGGGGATCTGTCGGCCACGCTGCGCCGGATCGAACGATCCGCGGGGGCGTTGGCCACCTCCAGCGTGGCCCGGATGGACGAGACGCTGCCGTGGTTCCGGGCGCTGCCGGCCGACCAGCGCTCCTGGGTGATGCTCGTCGCCCAGGCCGGCGCCCGCTCGCTCGTGCAGTGGCTGCGCGACGGCGGCGGCACGGCGGACAGCACCCAGGAGGTCTCGGACGAGGTCTTCGCCGCCGCCCCGCAGGCGCTGGCCCGGTCGATCACCCTGCAGCAGACCGTCGCGTTGATCAAGGTGACCATCGACGTGGTCGAGGAGCAGGTGTCGCACCTGGCCGCCGAGGGCGAGGAGCAGCGACTGCGCGAGGCGGTGCTGCGCTTCTCCCGGGAGATCGCGTTCTCCGCCGCCCGGGTGTACGCGCGCGCCGCCGAGTCGCGCGGCGCGTGGGACGCCCGGTTGCAGGCCCTGCTCGTCGACGCGCTGCTGCGCGGTGACTCGCCGGACGTCCTGGCCAGTCGGGCCGCGGCGCTCGGCTGGGCGGACGCGCCGCCGGTGGCGGTGGCGGTCGGCCGGTCACCCGGCGGGGAGGTCTCCGCGGTGCTGCACGTGGTCTACCGGCAGGCCCGCCGGATCGGGGTCGAGGTGATCGGCGGGGTGCACGGCGACCGACTGGTGATCGTGCTGGGTGGCGCACCGGATCCGATGACCGCCACCGGGAAGCTGCTGGGCGCGTTCGGGGACGGTCCGGTCGTTGTCGGTCCCGCCGTGCCGAGCCTGGACGAGGCGACCGAGTCCGCGCGGGCGGCCCTGGCCGGCTTCCGGGCCGCGCCGGCCTGGCCCGGCGCCCCCCGGCCGGTCCCGGCCGCGGATCTGCTGCCCGAGCGTGCCCTGGCCGGGGACGCGGAGGCCCGTCGGCGGCTGCGCCACGACGTGTACGCGACGCTGGTGCGCGCCGGCGGCGAGTTGCTGGCCACCCTGGACGCCTTCCTGGCCGCCGGAGGCACGCTGGAGAGCGCGGCGCGGGCGCTGTTCGTGCACCCGAACACGGTGCGTTACCGGTTGCGGAGGATCGCCGAGGTAACCGGGTTCTCGCCGCTGTCGCCCCGGGACGCGTTCGCCCTCCAGGTCGCGCTGACCGTCGGTCGGCTGGACCCGGTCGTCCCGGTCATCTCACCAGTCCCGAGTCAGACAATGACCCCCGCCAACCAGAAATCACCGCAAACAGAGGGTGATCGCCGCCGATCTTTGTAG
- a CDS encoding beta-ketoacyl-ACP synthase III codes for MTGSRIVSMGHYQPSRVVTNDDIAQLVDTNDEWIRDRVGIVSRRIADSETVADMAAAAADKALANSGLSAADIDLVVVATCTSIDRSPNVACRVAAKLGITAPGAYDLNTACSGFAYALGTVDHAIRAGASRNAIVIGAEKLSDFTDWTDRSTCIIFADGAGAAVVTATADDEPAGIGPVVWGSVPDKSDAVRIEGWRPYVQQEGQAVFRWATTALAPLALQACERAGVDPSELAAFVPHQANARIIDGIAKRLNIPDAIIAKDIVESGNTSAASVPLALSKLVERREVPSGAPVLLFGFGGGLTYAGQVVRCP; via the coding sequence ATGACTGGCAGTCGCATCGTCTCGATGGGGCACTACCAACCCTCCCGGGTGGTGACCAACGACGACATCGCCCAGCTCGTCGACACCAACGACGAGTGGATCCGGGACCGGGTCGGCATCGTCAGCCGGCGGATCGCCGACAGCGAGACGGTGGCCGACATGGCCGCCGCCGCCGCCGACAAGGCACTCGCCAACTCGGGCCTCAGCGCCGCCGACATCGACCTGGTCGTGGTCGCCACCTGCACCTCCATCGACCGCAGCCCCAACGTGGCCTGCCGGGTCGCCGCCAAGCTGGGCATCACCGCGCCGGGCGCGTACGACCTCAACACCGCGTGCTCGGGCTTCGCCTACGCGCTGGGCACCGTCGACCACGCCATCCGGGCCGGGGCGTCGCGCAACGCGATCGTCATCGGCGCGGAGAAGCTCTCCGACTTCACCGACTGGACCGACCGCTCCACCTGCATCATCTTCGCCGACGGCGCGGGCGCCGCGGTGGTCACCGCCACCGCCGACGACGAGCCGGCCGGCATCGGCCCGGTGGTCTGGGGTTCGGTGCCGGACAAGAGCGACGCGGTCCGCATCGAGGGCTGGCGCCCGTACGTCCAGCAGGAGGGGCAGGCGGTCTTCCGCTGGGCCACCACCGCGCTGGCGCCGCTCGCGTTGCAGGCGTGCGAGCGGGCCGGGGTCGACCCGTCGGAGCTGGCCGCGTTCGTGCCACACCAGGCCAACGCACGGATCATCGACGGCATCGCCAAGCGCCTCAACATCCCCGACGCGATCATCGCGAAGGACATCGTCGAGTCCGGCAACACGTCCGCCGCGAGCGTTCCGCTGGCCCTGTCCAAGCTGGTCGAGCGCCGGGAGGTGCCCTCGGGCGCGCCCGTGCTGCTGTTCGGCTTCGGTGGCGGCCTGACCTACGCCGGTCAGGTCGTCCGCTGCCCCTGA
- a CDS encoding acyl carrier protein, producing the protein MTRDEITTGLAEILEEVAGVNPDDVAEGKSFTDDLDVDSLSMVEVVVAAEEKFGVKIPDNEVQNLKTVGDAVSYIAAQS; encoded by the coding sequence ATGACCCGTGACGAGATCACCACCGGCCTCGCCGAGATCCTCGAAGAGGTTGCCGGGGTGAACCCGGACGACGTTGCCGAGGGGAAGTCCTTCACCGACGACCTCGATGTCGACTCGCTCTCCATGGTGGAGGTCGTGGTGGCCGCCGAGGAGAAGTTCGGCGTCAAGATCCCGGACAACGAGGTGCAGAACCTCAAGACCGTCGGTGACGCTGTCAGCTACATCGCGGCCCAGTCCTGA
- the fabF gene encoding beta-ketoacyl-ACP synthase II, with product MSRPDVVVTGLGATTPLGGDVASTWDAMLAGRSGVSALTQEWAEQLPVRIAAQLAVEPSEVLDRVRLRRLDRSEAIAIIAAQQAWADAGLAGSDLDGERLAVSVGSGIGGATTLLAQDDILEASGPRRVSPHTIPMLMPNGPAAWVGLELGAKAGVHSVASACATGAEAISLGLDIIRSGRADVVVAGGTEAVIHALPIAGFSSMRAMSTRNDDPERASRPWDRGRDGFVLGEGAGILVLERAEHAAARGARVYARLAGAGITSDAYDIVQPHAEGEGAIRAIAKAIADADIAKRDIVHVNAHATSTPVGDMLEIGGLHKALGDHPVLSATKSMTGHLLGAAGALESIATILAIRDSVVPPTINLDDPEPGLTLDVAAHKARPMEIPAALNNAFGFGGHNVALVFARP from the coding sequence ATGAGTCGTCCCGACGTCGTCGTCACCGGGCTCGGCGCGACGACCCCGCTTGGCGGGGACGTCGCGTCGACCTGGGACGCCATGCTCGCCGGCCGCTCCGGGGTGAGTGCTCTCACCCAGGAGTGGGCCGAGCAACTGCCGGTCCGCATCGCCGCCCAGTTGGCGGTGGAGCCGTCCGAGGTGCTGGACCGGGTCCGCCTGCGCCGCCTGGACCGTTCCGAGGCGATCGCGATCATCGCGGCGCAGCAGGCCTGGGCGGACGCCGGCCTCGCCGGCTCCGACCTCGACGGGGAGCGGTTGGCCGTCAGCGTCGGCTCCGGCATCGGCGGTGCCACCACTCTGCTCGCCCAGGACGACATCCTGGAGGCCTCCGGGCCGCGGCGGGTCTCCCCGCACACCATCCCGATGCTGATGCCGAACGGTCCGGCTGCCTGGGTGGGCCTGGAGTTGGGCGCGAAGGCCGGCGTGCACTCGGTGGCCAGCGCCTGCGCCACCGGCGCCGAGGCGATCTCGCTGGGCCTGGACATCATCCGCTCCGGCCGGGCCGACGTGGTGGTGGCCGGCGGCACCGAGGCGGTCATCCACGCGCTGCCGATCGCCGGCTTCAGCTCGATGCGGGCGATGTCGACCCGCAACGACGACCCGGAGCGCGCCTCCCGCCCGTGGGACCGGGGTCGGGACGGTTTCGTCCTCGGTGAGGGCGCCGGCATTCTGGTGTTGGAGCGGGCCGAGCACGCCGCGGCCCGGGGCGCCCGGGTGTACGCGCGCCTCGCCGGTGCCGGCATCACCTCCGACGCGTACGACATCGTGCAGCCGCACGCCGAGGGCGAGGGCGCCATCCGGGCCATCGCCAAGGCGATCGCCGACGCGGACATCGCCAAGCGGGACATCGTGCACGTCAACGCGCACGCCACCTCGACCCCGGTCGGGGACATGCTGGAGATCGGCGGGCTGCACAAGGCGCTCGGCGACCACCCGGTGCTGTCCGCGACGAAGTCGATGACCGGTCACCTGCTCGGCGCGGCCGGCGCGCTGGAGTCGATCGCCACCATCCTGGCGATCCGCGACAGCGTCGTCCCGCCGACGATCAACCTGGACGACCCGGAGCCCGGCCTCACCCTGGACGTCGCCGCGCACAAGGCCCGCCCCATGGAGATCCCGGCCGCGTTGAACAACGCGTTCGGCTTCGGCGGCCACAACGTGGCGCTCGTCTTCGCGCGACCGTGA
- a CDS encoding glycoside hydrolase family 3 N-terminal domain-containing protein, with the protein MSNRPWRGGVAVVALTALLASGCSGNDPDRPTPTRSTTGTSAAPSAPPPATDPAGRAAALVATLSDEDLVGQVLMPYAYGDAATKVSPGSAAGNQALAGVDTPAEMISKYRLGGLILVGFSADDPTKGNQETTNVDNPKQVHDLTTGLRAAAGKLAAGPAPLLIGTDQEYGVVTRVTDGVTMLPSALAAGAAGDPKLTEAAWKVAGTELAAMGINVDFAPVADVLATRSTVIGSRSYGADPQQAAAQVGGAVRGLQAAGVAATLKHFPGHGHSADDSHQDLPVLTQSAAALRSGAWPPFTAGMEAGAMAVMSGHLDARAIDPGTPATFSHKLLTDVLRGQLGFQGVVITDGMNMPPAKRWAPGEAAVRALNAGNDLILMTPNVGQAYDGLLAALRGGSLPRPRLVEAVTRVLTMKFRLAERPAGPMSTLNTPGHRAAADALAAAAVTVLRGKCGGAIPGPVTVTASGGRDGTRNALTAALTAAGVSVKPSGGTIVHLVGYGDGAGDLRPDAAVTVAMDTPYVLATAKSPTLLATYSSSRASMTALAAVLAGKARPGGRSPVAVSGLPATTCPGS; encoded by the coding sequence GTGTCGAATCGCCCGTGGCGCGGCGGCGTCGCAGTCGTCGCCCTGACCGCCCTGCTCGCCTCCGGCTGCTCGGGGAACGACCCGGACCGCCCCACGCCGACGCGCAGCACGACGGGGACGTCCGCCGCCCCGAGCGCTCCGCCGCCGGCCACCGACCCCGCCGGCCGGGCCGCCGCGCTGGTGGCCACGCTCTCCGACGAGGACCTGGTCGGGCAGGTCCTGATGCCCTACGCCTACGGCGACGCGGCGACGAAGGTGTCGCCCGGCTCGGCGGCCGGCAACCAGGCCCTGGCCGGCGTCGACACCCCCGCCGAGATGATCAGCAAGTACCGGCTGGGTGGCCTGATCCTGGTCGGCTTCAGCGCCGACGACCCGACCAAGGGCAACCAGGAGACCACCAACGTCGACAACCCGAAGCAGGTGCACGACCTCACCACCGGGCTGCGCGCCGCCGCCGGCAAGCTCGCCGCCGGCCCCGCGCCGCTGCTGATCGGCACCGACCAGGAGTACGGCGTCGTCACCCGGGTGACCGACGGCGTCACGATGCTGCCCAGCGCCCTCGCGGCGGGCGCGGCCGGTGATCCGAAGCTCACCGAGGCCGCCTGGAAGGTCGCCGGCACCGAGCTGGCCGCGATGGGCATCAACGTCGACTTCGCCCCGGTGGCCGACGTGCTGGCCACCCGCAGCACGGTGATCGGCTCGCGGTCCTACGGCGCCGACCCGCAGCAGGCCGCCGCGCAGGTGGGTGGGGCCGTCCGTGGCCTCCAGGCGGCCGGGGTCGCGGCCACCCTGAAGCACTTTCCCGGGCACGGCCACAGCGCTGACGACTCGCACCAGGACCTGCCGGTGCTCACCCAGTCCGCCGCCGCGCTGCGCAGCGGCGCCTGGCCGCCGTTCACCGCCGGCATGGAGGCCGGCGCGATGGCGGTGATGTCCGGTCACCTGGACGCCCGCGCGATCGACCCGGGGACCCCGGCGACCTTCTCGCACAAGCTGCTCACCGACGTGCTGCGCGGCCAACTCGGCTTCCAGGGCGTGGTGATCACCGACGGGATGAACATGCCGCCCGCGAAGCGCTGGGCGCCCGGCGAGGCGGCGGTCCGCGCGCTCAACGCCGGCAACGACCTCATCCTGATGACCCCGAACGTCGGACAGGCGTACGACGGGCTGCTCGCCGCGCTGCGCGGTGGGTCCCTGCCCCGGCCCCGGCTGGTCGAGGCGGTCACCCGGGTGCTGACGATGAAGTTCCGGCTCGCCGAGCGACCGGCCGGGCCGATGTCCACGCTCAACACCCCGGGACACCGGGCGGCTGCCGACGCGCTGGCCGCCGCCGCCGTCACCGTGCTGCGGGGTAAGTGCGGAGGGGCGATCCCCGGGCCGGTCACCGTCACCGCCTCCGGTGGCCGGGACGGCACCCGCAACGCCCTCACCGCCGCGCTGACCGCCGCCGGGGTGTCGGTCAAGCCCAGCGGCGGCACGATCGTGCACCTGGTGGGCTACGGCGACGGGGCCGGTGACCTGCGTCCGGACGCGGCGGTCACCGTCGCGATGGACACCCCCTACGTGCTGGCTACCGCCAAGTCGCCGACACTGCTGGCCACGTACTCCTCCAGCAGGGCGTCGATGACCGCGCTGGCCGCGGTGCTCGCCGGCAAGGCCCGGCCGGGCGGCAGGTCCCCGGTGGCCGTTTCCGGCCTGCCCGCGACGACCTGTCCCGGTAGCTGA
- a CDS encoding DUF3145 domain-containing protein, translating into MPTRGVVYVHSTPLAVCSHVEWAIARVLAAPVNLQWTAQPVDPGARRAECGWTGRPGTGAELAAALRQWPMIRFEVTEEPSAGVDGERFMYVPARGLFRATVGVAGDIQLGEDRLRALMAASRAPEALAHALDKALGTAWDADLEPYRYAGDGAPVTLLTRVG; encoded by the coding sequence GTGCCAACGCGTGGCGTCGTATACGTCCACTCGACCCCGCTCGCCGTGTGCTCGCACGTCGAGTGGGCGATCGCGCGCGTCCTAGCCGCGCCGGTCAACCTGCAGTGGACGGCTCAGCCCGTCGATCCCGGCGCCCGCCGGGCCGAGTGCGGGTGGACCGGCCGTCCGGGGACGGGCGCCGAGCTGGCCGCTGCCCTCCGGCAGTGGCCCATGATCCGTTTCGAGGTCACCGAGGAGCCGAGCGCCGGCGTCGACGGTGAGCGCTTCATGTACGTGCCGGCCCGCGGTCTGTTCCGCGCCACCGTCGGCGTGGCCGGCGACATCCAACTGGGCGAGGATCGGCTCCGGGCGTTGATGGCCGCCTCCCGGGCGCCGGAGGCGCTGGCCCACGCCCTGGACAAGGCTCTCGGCACGGCGTGGGACGCGGACCTGGAGCCCTACCGGTACGCCGGCGACGGCGCACCGGTGACGTTGCTCACCAGGGTCGGCTGA
- a CDS encoding carbonic anhydrase — translation MGSSGAPMGAASARRRQAGGTPRAALADLLAGNRRFLSGQPIHGHDVTAAAAAASGDQQPYAVVLGCIDSRVPLEAIFDQTFGAICVIRTGGHVLDSAVRGSIEYVVGQLGVPLVLVLGHERCGAVAATVDALRAGARPAGSLAHLVDEIAPAVLEVGLTDPAVLASAIRQHVRRTVAALRVDDLLAGPVDAGRVAVVGGLYDLATGEVAVIEPG, via the coding sequence ATGGGGTCGTCCGGAGCGCCGATGGGCGCGGCGTCCGCGCGGCGGCGGCAGGCCGGAGGCACACCCCGCGCCGCGCTCGCCGACCTGCTCGCCGGTAACCGGCGGTTCCTCAGCGGTCAGCCCATCCACGGGCACGACGTCACCGCCGCCGCAGCCGCCGCCTCCGGCGACCAGCAGCCGTACGCCGTGGTGCTCGGCTGCATCGACTCGCGGGTGCCGCTGGAGGCGATCTTCGACCAGACCTTCGGCGCGATCTGCGTGATCCGCACCGGTGGGCACGTGCTCGACAGCGCGGTGCGCGGCTCGATCGAGTACGTGGTCGGACAGCTCGGCGTACCCCTGGTCCTGGTCCTGGGCCACGAACGGTGCGGTGCGGTGGCCGCGACGGTGGACGCGCTGCGTGCCGGCGCGCGTCCGGCGGGCTCGCTGGCCCACCTGGTCGACGAGATCGCCCCGGCGGTGCTGGAGGTGGGGCTGACCGACCCCGCGGTGCTCGCGTCGGCCATCCGCCAGCACGTCCGGCGCACGGTGGCCGCGTTACGGGTCGACGACCTGCTCGCCGGGCCGGTCGACGCGGGGCGGGTGGCGGTGGTCGGTGGCCTGTACGACCTGGCCACCGGCGAGGTGGCGGTGATCGAGCCGGGCTGA